TCAGCAAATCGGGAAGTGCATTCGAGTTGTTGTAAATCGATTTTAAATTGTGCCTGCACATGAGGTGGTGGTCCGGATTCACGAGGGAACCTGTCCGCAAGCCGCACTCTGTTCGGGTGGAAAGGCCCAGTATGTTTAAAAAGCTTTCTTCTTTATTCCAACGCCCGGCTACCACCGATGAGAGCCCAGTGGGGCATGTGATGTTGAACGGTGAAAAGGTTGCGGTAAGGCATTCCCAGTGGCCGAACCTCTACGCGCTGGGAGATAGCGGTAAGTTGAATGTCAGTCGTACTGCATTTTTCCCGCCAAGCAATGGCTGCGTGGATTTGCAACCCGGCCAAGTCGAGCCAGTAGCGCGACTCTATCGTGAGTTTCTCGAAAACAGAGCAGTGCTATTGCGTGGTATTTCGTCAACGCACTTTTCCTGGAATGGAGTCGTAGGAGATGGGATCGTCAAGTCCGGAGGGGATGCAGATATCCCCGAAGGAACGATGACTGACAACCCGGATGAACCCAAGACCCGTTGGCTGCCCTCCGCACTCGAATCGGATCGGGGGGCGTTGGAGATGGTTTCAGGTATCTGCCTTGGGAATCACAACGCGACCATGCGTGGTGCGATGGCACCAGACACCCAGCGGGACGATGTCCTGCTGGGCGCAATGTTACGTTTTGAAGCCGGGGTGGATCGCAATCTGGCCATCAGTTATCTCTATGATGGTGAGATCGTGGTAAGGGGGCCGTTGGAGCGTGATGACTTCACCATCTCCCATCTGGTGGTAAGTGATAGCGGAAGCCCTTCTGGTTATAGCTCTGTGCCCTATGGTGGAACGGAGTGGGATGATGATCTGGGAACCGCTGCGCCATATGATGTGGCTGAGCAGGATGGGGAGATTTCCCGTGAAAGGACTCGGATGTGGATGGACGAGAGCGTCAAGAAAATGGCAAGCCTGCGTCAATCCCAAGCGATATCACCCGTTCCCGCCTTGCTTGCAGCGGATAGGTTGATCCAATCAATGGTCGGTATGCCCATTGCTGGGATGGGGGCGGAGCTGACACACAATCTGATGCCGGCCAAATCTACGGCGGTGGATCTGGTGCCCTCCCGGCTCTGAGCGGTTGCCCAACGCCTCGATGGTGTATAGGACAGCCGCCCTGTTGGTGATCAGCCAATAGGGCGGTTTGTTTTGTGAAGGGGTATCGGGCCTTGGCTTGGTTGACGTGACTTCATGGCCTGTGTCATCCCGGTCTGGGTGGCAGGCTATGGGGCGTTTTGCTGGGCCACTGGGTTCGTCTGCAATGGCAGGTATGCATTCAGCCACTTTTTCAATTGGTCCTTTTGTTGCTCGGTCACCCGGCCAAGCAAAATGGTGCAGACCAAGGTGATGAATACGATCATCAAATAGTAAGTGATGTGTCGTCGATCACCCGGAATGGCCATGTGCCAGAAGAACAGAATGGGTAGGTGAAACAAGTAGATCGAGAAGGTATAGCTGGATGCCTGACGAATCGCCCCTCCGGCGTATTTGAAACAACCGGCGAATTGATCCGCAATGGCGCGAAAGCCCAGGAAGCTGGCGCTGATGATCAGCGCCAACAGGTAATCGCCCAGGAAATGCTTGGAAAAGTGCAGGCGTGTGTAAAGCCAAGTGCCCAGCCATTGTTCGGTGTGCTTCGATAGGATTTTGCCGATATCCCACCACTGGTATGCCAGAATGCCAGCCAGCGAGCCAAGCCAGAGCAGCCAGCCAGCTGTCTTGGCAATGCGGTGGCCTGCCCGCCAGTGATACAACACCACGCCCAGCAGCCAGATCGGTGCCAGCAACAGGATTTTCGGGCCTATCACCAACGCAGCCAAGCCCAGCCACGGCCAACGGCGGTGAGCAGGGGCAAAGCTCCAGATGGAAAACAGCAGGTAATACGCCATTTCATAGCACAGCGACCAATACGCAGAGTTGGAAAAAGGCATGATTGAGATCAGCCACAGCTCGTTGGTGAAGGTCAGGCTGGCTGCGATACGGATCAGACCATAATCGTGGGTTGTCACATCGCCCGCGTAAAAGGCCGGGGCAAACTGGCTGCCGGCCCAGTCCATGATCGGGGCCAGCAAGGTGGCGGGCAGGGCTACCGAGTAGATACGTGCCAGACGGCTGATCCAATACGTGCGGGCGGTATTCTCCTTGGTGTCGGCCACATATGCGATGACATAGCCGGACAGCAGGAAAAAGACGATCACCGCGTTGTGCCCAAAGGACTGGGGTAACAGGCTGGTTTCAACTAGGCTGCGCATATTGGCGTGAGAGAGCAACACCGCCAAGGCAGCAAGCAGGCGCAGCAGATCCAGATAGAGCGAAAAATGTCGGTTCATGCACGTCCTGTGCGAGAGGGGGCAGCGGATCTGCCCGTCTGGGATCAGATGCCTTTGCGTCTGGCTTCGAAGCGCTCACTGGCGAGTGCGGTCGCGTGACCGACCGCCGTGCTGACATGGCGGCGCCAGGCGTTGAATGAAAGCGGGTTTTCCACCTTACGGGCCAATAGCTGGCCGGGAATTCTGGTCAATGCATACAGTTTTTCCGGCAGCTTACGTTTGGCGATCATCAGGCCGCGGAAGTTTGTCCACCACCAGTCTGACTGTTGCATGAACTCTTCCAGTCGTGGCACGCCAAAGCCTGGGTGGTAAAGGTTGAAGGCGATGGTGATGCGCTGGGTGTCGCCACCATATACTTCCACCGAATGCATCAGGCTGGCTGGGAACATCAACATGCGCCCGTTGCGAGGCGTCATCAGATAATCACGCCGTAGTGGGTCTGCATTCTGGTTGGTGTCGATCGCAACGCGTGTCCAGTCCTCAAATCGGGTGCGGCCCCCGCCGGCGTGGCCAGATTCGATATCCCCGACGTTGACGTAATAGACCCCGGAGAAAAAGGAATGTCGGCCCAGGTGATCGTGGGTGCGGTTGAAATGTCCTTTTTCATTGACATTGGCCCAGGCGCGGATTTTCCAGCCACTGTCGAATGCCGGGTCATCACGGCCAATCTGTCGGATCACATATTCTTTCACCAGGGTCAGGATACGTGCTATCAGCTGCTGGGTGGCTGGGTCTCCCCATTCCTGCAGATTGGTATCGGACTGCCAGCCGCCACGATTGGTCTTGACCACGCCGGTCGTCGTCTCGCGCTTTTGTAGGACAACATCGCGCAAAGCCTCATTCAGTGCTTGGCTGTCTGGCCAATCAAAATAGATGACGGGCGATGGGAACAGCAGTTCAAGCGTTGCTGTTGACACATTGGCTTGGTTGTCGAGCTGTGTATGCGCGTTCATGATTGTGTGGTTGCCTTCAGATGGGCAGGGTTTTATCTAAATATTATAAAAATCTTATACTTAAGTAACCTTCGCTTGACGCGAGCATAGAGCAATCATTGCATGGCTGCAATATGGCGGTGGGTGATCAGGGGGCGGGAAAATAGAATGGTAGTGGCGAGGGATCAAAGGTCTGGAGCGCAATGGATTGATTTTGTTGATGCGCTGTGGGCTGGCTTGTTTGTGTTGCACGGCAGCCTGGTTATAAAAACTGAGGCAATATCGGCCTCGAAAAAAGAAAACGCCCGATGAGAACATCGGGCGTCAAAACCTGGATAAGGTTGCTTGGCGTAGTGGATAAGCGTATCAACCTTGTTCAGGATGGGGCATCATGCGCTTATTTGAACTGGTACCGTGCATTGGCGTAGAAGATACGTCCGATCCGGTCTGTTGTGGCACCAGCAAAGCTGTCTAGATTGATCAGGAACGGCGGGGTCTTATTGAATAGGTTCTTGATCCCGGCGTTCAAGGTCAGACTGCGGATACCACGATAGTTGAAGTTCGCATCGAAGATGGTGTAGGCACCGACCTGTCCATCAAGGCTTGGATCGACAAAACGTGGGTCGGATACATCCAGTGTCCGTGCAACGGTTTTGGCCTTGAGCGAGCCATCCCAAGCTTTGTTCGAATAAGTGATGGTGAACGCATTGCGCCATCTCGGGGTGTCATAGCCACCAACGCGATTTGAGGTTGGGCCGTCTTCAACAGTCGATTGCTCTAAATGCAGCAGGTTGTTGAAGTCATCCCGCAACGTCAGCTTACCCCATTCGCCCAGGGAAATATCGTAGCGCAGCTCCAGATCGTAACCTTCGACATCTGTGCGGCCAACATTTCGGTAAGGGCGCAGCATTCTGAACAGACGACCGCGCTCCAGGCCCGGGAAGCGTGCTTCGAGCGCCTTGTTACGGGGGTCACGTTCGATCAGACGCGCCAGTGCTGGGTCTTTGTCTTCGTTATCCAGCATGTACTGGGCATCCAGAAGCTGGACGGTGTCTCTTTGCAGGATACGGAACCAATCCAGGCTGGCGTAGAGATTCTGCGTGGGTTGCAGGGCGATCCCGAACGACATGTTCTTGGATTTCTCGGCTTGCAGATCTTTGTTGCCAACCAGTTTTTCCTCTGGGAAATAAACGCATTGCGCTTTGGTCAGCTTCAGCGGACGGCATCTTACCCAGTCAGCAACGCCAGCGTTGAATGACTTGGTCTCCTTCATGTAGAGCTGGGGCAGTGTAGGCGCCTTGAACGATGTAGTGATGCCGCCTCTGACCAGTACTTGATCAGATGGCTTGAACAGCATCGCCAGTTTCGGGTTGGTGGTGCCACCGAAATCGCTGTAACGGTCATGGCGTGCAGCCAGCTGGATCTCCAATTGCTTGATTGGTGTCAGGCTGAATTCACCATAGATGGAGTGCAGCTTACGATCACCTTCGCTTCTTGTGCCGCCCCAGTTCTCAATGTTGTTGGCGGCCAGTTGGGCATCGGGGATATCTGCCATTTTTTCCTTGCTGGTGCTGGCGCCCCAGGCAAAGCCGACTGAGCCTTCGCCCAGCTTGAAGAGTTCACCATTGGACATCTTGACATCGGCCACTCTGATCTCTGAAGTGGCTTCGCGGTGCACATCAGTCAACAATGGTCTGACCAGCTCATCAGGGTTCCATGCGGCAAAGGGGTCATATCCACCATTGAAGTAGGCATCCAGCACCTTATCTTTCAACAATTGCTTGTAGTCGATGGAGGTGATTTTGTTCTTGCTGTAATACAGTGCAGATTCAAGATCCCAATTACCAAAGGTGGAGCGGATGCCGATCAGGCCACGGCTCATATCGGACGTGGTTTTGTTGCTGCTGATCCCTGCCTCATAGACGGCACGGAATACCTGCAACCGCTTGCTGTTGGTGATGCCGTTGATCTCCGAGCGATACGCGGCGTCGCCAGGAGCTAGCATATGTGAGGTACCTGTTTCTATGGAGCGATAGCCGGTGTCGTAGTCGGTGACGTTGCGATTCAAGGCCAGCTCAGCGAACAGCTGCGTGTCGCTGCCTAGCTTCTGGTTATAGAGGGCTGCCACAGTAGTACGGGTTGCCCGAGGTTGCAGCTGAGCAAAGTCTGCGCTCTCATAGCGGCAGTAGGTGTCACCCCGATCATCAGTTGCGATCCGGTCTGCAGGACAGCCTGGCATCGCCTCGCGGAAGGGAGCCTCATCAAACCGCATGAAGCTGCCGGGGAAGATATTGGTCGCTCGACCATCTGCGCCGCCGTACTTTCTACGGTCAGCCGATTTGGTCAGTGTGTGTTTTTTGCTGAATGTGGGCTCGCGATGGTAGGCATCCACTGTCACCAGCAAGTTACGGCCATCTTCTTCGAGGTTGCCAAAGCCGCCTGTCAGGTTGGTGGACAGCTCCTGGGTGTCGCCATCCAATGTGGCGCCTGTACCCACCGATGCCTCAAAGCCTTGGTAATTGCGACGGGTTTTGAAGTTGATCACCCCAGCGACCGCATCAGAACCATAGATGGCGGATGCGCCATCTTTGAGGATTTCGACCTGTTCAATGGCCGACACCGGCAGGCTGTTCAGATCGACGAAGGTGATATCTGCGCCCAATGCGAAGGCGTAGTTGGCGATCCGCCGACCATTCAACAGCACCAGAACGTTCTTCGAACCCAGCCCCCGCATGCTGGCGGCAGCTGCGCCAACAGCGTATGAACCATTGTCATCGCCAGTGAAAAAACCGCTGACGACAGGCAGCTGACCCAGCAATTCAACCACGGTGGTGGCACCGGTCTTTTCGATTTCGGCGCGCTTGATAGTGACGACCGGAGCTGGGCCTTCTTTGTTGATGCGCTTGATGCTTGAGCCAACGACTTCAATGCGTTCTGCTTTTTTTGGTGCGTCGTCAGCCAGTGTTTGGTAGGAAGCGGTCAACAGACCCGCCGTGGCCAGTGCTAAGGAAATAGGTTTGAGTCTCACGTGTCCCTCTTCAACTCTCTTTTGATGCGATAGAAACATGCCTTCCGTGCAGAAGGGCATCGACAGCCA
This is a stretch of genomic DNA from Chitinivorax tropicus. It encodes these proteins:
- a CDS encoding acyltransferase family protein is translated as MNRHFSLYLDLLRLLAALAVLLSHANMRSLVETSLLPQSFGHNAVIVFFLLSGYVIAYVADTKENTARTYWISRLARIYSVALPATLLAPIMDWAGSQFAPAFYAGDVTTHDYGLIRIAASLTFTNELWLISIMPFSNSAYWSLCYEMAYYLLFSIWSFAPAHRRWPWLGLAALVIGPKILLLAPIWLLGVVLYHWRAGHRIAKTAGWLLWLGSLAGILAYQWWDIGKILSKHTEQWLGTWLYTRLHFSKHFLGDYLLALIISASFLGFRAIADQFAGCFKYAGGAIRQASSYTFSIYLFHLPILFFWHMAIPGDRRHITYYLMIVFITLVCTILLGRVTEQQKDQLKKWLNAYLPLQTNPVAQQNAP
- a CDS encoding putative 2OG-Fe(II) oxygenase, translating into MNAHTQLDNQANVSTATLELLFPSPVIYFDWPDSQALNEALRDVVLQKRETTTGVVKTNRGGWQSDTNLQEWGDPATQQLIARILTLVKEYVIRQIGRDDPAFDSGWKIRAWANVNEKGHFNRTHDHLGRHSFFSGVYYVNVGDIESGHAGGGRTRFEDWTRVAIDTNQNADPLRRDYLMTPRNGRMLMFPASLMHSVEVYGGDTQRITIAFNLYHPGFGVPRLEEFMQQSDWWWTNFRGLMIAKRKLPEKLYALTRIPGQLLARKVENPLSFNAWRRHVSTAVGHATALASERFEARRKGI
- a CDS encoding TonB-dependent receptor domain-containing protein, with translation MRLKPISLALATAGLLTASYQTLADDAPKKAERIEVVGSSIKRINKEGPAPVVTIKRAEIEKTGATTVVELLGQLPVVSGFFTGDDNGSYAVGAAAASMRGLGSKNVLVLLNGRRIANYAFALGADITFVDLNSLPVSAIEQVEILKDGASAIYGSDAVAGVINFKTRRNYQGFEASVGTGATLDGDTQELSTNLTGGFGNLEEDGRNLLVTVDAYHREPTFSKKHTLTKSADRRKYGGADGRATNIFPGSFMRFDEAPFREAMPGCPADRIATDDRGDTYCRYESADFAQLQPRATRTTVAALYNQKLGSDTQLFAELALNRNVTDYDTGYRSIETGTSHMLAPGDAAYRSEINGITNSKRLQVFRAVYEAGISSNKTTSDMSRGLIGIRSTFGNWDLESALYYSKNKITSIDYKQLLKDKVLDAYFNGGYDPFAAWNPDELVRPLLTDVHREATSEIRVADVKMSNGELFKLGEGSVGFAWGASTSKEKMADIPDAQLAANNIENWGGTRSEGDRKLHSIYGEFSLTPIKQLEIQLAARHDRYSDFGGTTNPKLAMLFKPSDQVLVRGGITTSFKAPTLPQLYMKETKSFNAGVADWVRCRPLKLTKAQCVYFPEEKLVGNKDLQAEKSKNMSFGIALQPTQNLYASLDWFRILQRDTVQLLDAQYMLDNEDKDPALARLIERDPRNKALEARFPGLERGRLFRMLRPYRNVGRTDVEGYDLELRYDISLGEWGKLTLRDDFNNLLHLEQSTVEDGPTSNRVGGYDTPRWRNAFTITYSNKAWDGSLKAKTVARTLDVSDPRFVDPSLDGQVGAYTIFDANFNYRGIRSLTLNAGIKNLFNKTPPFLINLDSFAGATTDRIGRIFYANARYQFK